One Brassica napus cultivar Da-Ae chromosome C2, Da-Ae, whole genome shotgun sequence DNA window includes the following coding sequences:
- the LOC106383216 gene encoding probable cytosolic oligopeptidase A, which yields MASEDSLSSNPLLQNFNFPPFDVVDARHVRPGIRALLHQLEAELEQLEKTVEPSWPKLVEPLEKIVDRLSVVWGIINHLKAVKDTPELRAAIEEVQPEKVKFQLRLGQSKPIYSAFKSIRESSDWNTLSEARQRLVEAQIKEAVLSGIALDDDKREEFNKIEQELEKLSHKFSENVLDATKKFEKLITDKKEIEGLPPSALGLFAQAAVSKGNENATADTGPWLITLDAPSYLPVMQHAKNRALREEVYRAYLSRASSGDLDNTAIIDQILKLRLEKAKLLGYSNYAEVSMATKMATVEKADELLEKLRSASWAPAVQDIEDLKSFAKNQGAAEADSLTHWDVTFWSERLRESKYDINEEELRPYFSLPKVMDGLFRLAKTLFGVDVVPADGVAPVWNSDVRFYCVKDSSGNPTAYFYFDPYSRPSEKRGGAWMDEVFSRSRVMAQKGSSVRLPVAQMVCNQTPPVGDKPSLMTFREVETVFHEFGHALQHMLTKEDEGLVSGIRNIEWDAVELPSQFMENWCYHRDTLMSIAKHYQTGETLPEDVYKKLLAARTFRAGSLSLRQLKFATVDLELHTKYVPGGTESIYDVDQRVSIKTQVIPPLPEDRFLCSFSHIFAGGYAAGYYSYKWAEVLSADAFSAFEDAGLDDIKAVKETGQRFRNTILALGGGKAPLQVFVAFRGREPSPEPLLRHNGLLAASA from the exons ATGGCTTCTGAAGATTCTCTCTCCTCGAACCCTCTCCTACAGAACTTTAACTTCCCTCCGTTCGACGTCGTCGATGCTCGCCACGTCAGACCAGGGATACGTGCTCTCTTGCACCAGCTC GAAGCTGAGTTGGAGCagttagagaaaacagtagagcCTTCGTGGCCGAAACTAGTGGAGCCGTTAGAGAAGATTGTTGATCGGTTATCAGTTGTTTGGGGAATCATCAATCACCTTAAGGCTGTCAAGGACACTCCTGAGCTTCGTGCTGCCATTGAAGAAGTTCAG CCAGAGAAGGTGAAGTTCCAGCTCAGGTTGGGGCAGAGCAAACCTATTTACAGTGCCTTCAAGTCTATCCGAGAATCCTCTGACTGGAACACACTGAGTGAAGCTCGTCAACGGCTAGTAGAAG CACAAATAAAGGAGGCGGTTCTCAGTGGTATCGCTCTTGACGATGACAAGAGAGAAGAGTTTAACAAAATTGAACAG GAACTTGAAAAACTTTCACATAAGTTCTCTGAGAATGTTTTAGACGCTACAAAGAAGTTCGAAAAGCTGATAACAGACAAGAAAGAGATCGAGGGGTTACCACCATCTGCACTTGGACTATTCGCACAAGCAGCTGTTTCCAAG GGAAATGAAAATGCAACTGCTGACACTGGACCTTGGCTCATTACACTGGATGCTCCTAGCTATCTTCCCGTCATGCAACACGCCAAGAACCGTGCTCTGCGCGAGGAAGTCTATCGTGCTTATTTGTCTCGTGCCTCTTCGGGTGATTTAGATAATACTGCAATTATCGATCAAATCTTGAAGCTCCGGTTGGAAAAGGCTAAGCTTCTTGGTTACAGCAATTACGCTGAG GTAAGCATGGCCACGAAAATGGCTACGGTAGAGAAAGCAGATGAGCTGTTAGAAAAGCTTCGCAGTGCTTCTTGGGCTCCAGCTGTACAAG ATATAGAAGACCTTAAGAGTTTTGCAAAGAACCAAGGTGCTGCAGAAGCTGACAGTTTGACTCACTGGGACGTCACTTTCTGGAGTGAGAGACTCCGTGAATCGAAATACGATATTAATGAG GAAGAACTGCGGCCCTACTTCTCACTGCCAAAAGTTATGGACGGGCTTTTCCGTCTAGCTAAGACACTATTTGGAGTTGATGTTGTGCCCGCTGATGGTGTTGCTCCG GTCTGGAACAGCGACGTTAGGTTCTACTGCGTCAAAGATTCTTCTGGAAATCCAACTGCTTATTTCTACTTTGATCCATACTCTCGTCCTTCTGAAAAGAGAGGCGGCGCTTGGATGGATGAAGTTTTTTCCCGTAGCCGAGTCATGGCCCAAAAAGGTTCCTCCGTTAGACTGCCTGTTGCGCAGATGGTCTGCAACCAAACTCCACCGGTTGGTGACAAGCCAAGCCTTATGACATTCCGTGAG GTAGAGACTGTGTTCCATGAGTTTGGCCATGCTCTTCAGCATATGCTTACCAAAGAGGATGAGGGGCTAGTGTCTGGTATCCGAAATATCGAGTGGGATGCAGTTGAGTTACCTTCACAGTTTATGGAGAACTGGTGCTACCACAG GGATACCTTAATGAGCATTGCTAAGCATTATCAAACAGGAGAAACTCTTCCCGAGGATGTATACAAGAAGCTCCTGGCTGCAAGAACATTCCGTGCAGGATCTCTTAGTCTTCGTCAG TTGAAGTTCGCTACTGTGGATCTGGAGCTGCACACAAAGTATGTGCCTGGTGGGACGGAGTCTATTTACGATGTTGATCAAAGGGTATCCATAAAGACACAAGTGATCCCTCCACTTCCTGAGGATAGATTCCTCTGTAGCTTCAGCCATATATTTGCCG GCGGTTATGCAGCTGGATATTACAGTTACAAG TGGGCGGAGGTTTTGTCTGCGGATGCGTTTTCAGCCTTTGAAGATGCTGGATTGGATGACATCAAG GCTGTTAAAGAAACAGGGCAGAGATTCAGAAACACTATACTTGCTCTTGGAGGAGGGAAAGCGCCTCTACAA GTGTTTGTGGCGTTCAGAGGACGAGAGCCTTCCCCAGAGCCTCTCCTCAGACACAACGGACTCTTGGCTGCTTCTGCTTAA
- the LOC106383209 gene encoding receptor-like cytosolic serine/threonine-protein kinase RBK1, translating into MAVEEGKLVTETEKNRESKEHQEEIELHRNDLGLEDSSSSSSSSPRGVLGITAMASDTDNNNSSSYSSCSSCSSDDKSSSTSSSPVSNTPNKNVSSSSHSLHWTKMIESIKKKSIRRFTVIPFLASYQLTRKNLRRKQPNLSPSENSFFMAKPSWRNFTYEELAAATEDFNPENMIGKGGHAEVYKGVLPDGETIAIKKVMSHNKKEEERVSDFLSELGIIAHVNHTNAAKLLGFSIDRGLHFVLEYSPHGSLATMLFGTKKCLEWKIRYKVALGIADGLSYLHNDCPRRIIHRDIKASNILLSRDYDAQISDFGLAKWLPENWSHHVVSPIEGTFGYMAPEYFIHGIVDEKIDVFAFGVLLLEIITGRRAVDTASRQSIVAWAKPFLEKNSVEDIVDSRLGNEFDPTEVKRVMLTASMCIHHIATMRPDMTMLVQLLHGEDGPAELQQKPGERAEVSVNACDVQDHTSSSYLNELTRHRQLLME; encoded by the exons ATGGCTGTTGAAGAAGGTAAACTTGTAacagaaacagagaaaaataGAGAAAGCAAAGAGCATCAAGAAGAGATAGAGCTTCACAGGAACGACTTAGGCCTCGAGgattcatcatcatcctcatcatcatcgcCAAGAGGTGTACTCGGAATCACAGCTATGGCTTCAGATACAGACAATAATAACAGCAGTTCTTACAGTAGTTGCAGCTCTTGCTCCTCTGACGACAAATCATCATCAACATCGTCGTCTCCAGTTTCAAACACTCCAAATAAAAACGTTTCTTCTTCCTCACATAGTCTCCACTGGACCAAAATGATTGAATCCATCAAGAAGAAGTCCATCAGACGCTTCACAGTGATTCCTTTCCTCGCAAGTTACCAACTCACACGTAAAAACTTGCGTCGCAAGCAACCTAATCTCTCTCCCTCTGAGAATAGCTTCTTCATGGCCAAACCCTCTTGGCGAAACTTCACCTACGAAGAGCTCGCTGCAGCTACTGAAGATTTCAATCCTG AGAACATGATTGGCAAAGGAGGACATGCAGAGGTATACAAAGGAGTTTTGCCTGACGGAGAGACAATAGCTATCAAGAAGGTGATGAGTCAcaacaagaaagaagaagaaagagtgaGTGACTTCCTTTCAGAGCTAGGTATCATCGCACATGTAAACCACACAAACGCAGCTAAGCTTCTCGGTTTCAGTATTGATCGTGGTTTGCATTTTGTGCTTGAGTACTCTCCCCATGGCAGCCTCGCTACTATGCTCTTTG GAACAAAGAAGTGTCTGGAGTGGAAAATAAGGTATAAAGTGGCTTTAGGTATAGCTGATGGTCTGAGTTATCTTCACAATGATTGCCCTAGAAGGATCATTCACCGTGACATCAAAGCTTCTAATATACTGCTCAGCCGAGACTATGATGCTCAG ATTTCAGATTTTGGACTTGCAAAATGGCTTCCAGAGAACTGGTCTCATCATGTTGTATCCCCCATCGAAGGAACATTCGGGTACATGGCTCCAGAATACTTCATACACGgcattgttgatgagaagatcgaTGTGTTTGCCTTTGGTGTACTGCTTCTAGAGATTATAACCGGTCGTAGAGCTGTTGATACAGCAAGCAGGCAGAGCATCGTTGCATGG GCAAAACCTTTTCTAGAAAAGAACAGTGTCGAGGACATTGTGGATTCTCGGCTAGGAAACGAGTTTGATCCAACAGAGGTGAAACGAGTGATGCTAACAGCTTCAATGTGTATACATCATATAGCCACAATGCGACCTGACATGACCATG TTGGTGCAGCTGTTGCATGGAGAAGACGGACCAGCTGAGCTGCAGCAGAAGCCAGGTGAAAGAGCTGAGGTGAGTGTGAATGCATGCGATGTACAGGATCACACATCCTCCTCATACCTCAACGAACTCACTCGCCATAGGCAACTACTGATGGAGTAA
- the LOC106416655 gene encoding AP2-like ethylene-responsive transcription factor AIL6, with the protein MAPMTNWLTFSLSPMDMLRSSDQSQFVSYDASSAASSSPYLLDNFYGWTNQKPQEFFKDEAQIAASMADSTILTTFVDPQTHSHNHIPKLEDFLGEVRYSDNSQTETQDSSSLTHIYDPRHHQNQNQTGFYSDHNHEFKTMAGFQTAFSTNSGSEVEDSASIGRTHLAGEYLGHVVESSGGPELGFHGGANNGGALSLGVNVNNSNHRTSDDHTQITEHHYRGNNNGERINNEKMVSEKEKPVVAVETSDCSNKKIADTFGQRTSIYRGVTRHRWTGRYEAHLWDNSCRREGQARKGRQVYLGGYDKEDKAARAYDLAALKYWNATATTNFPITNYSKELEEMKHMTKQEFIASLRRKSSGFSRGASIYRGVTRHHQQGRWQARIGRVAGNKDLYLGTFATEEEAAEAYDIAAIKFRGINAVTNFEMNRYDVEAIMKSALPIGGAAKRLKLSLEAAEQKPILGHQHQLHHFQQQQQLQHQSSPNHSSINFAQSQMIPCGIPFEAAALYHHQQQQQQQQQQQSFFQHFPANVQASDSTGSNNNSNVQGSMGLMAPNQAEFFLWPNQSY; encoded by the exons ATGGCTCCGATGACGAACTGGTTAACGTTTTCACTGTCACCAATGGACATGTTGAGGTCATCTGATCAGTCTCAGTTCGTTTCCTATGACGCCTCTTCCGCCGCCTCCTCTTCTCCTTATCTCCTCGATAACTTCTAtg gtTGGACAAATCAAAAGCCTCAAGAGTTTTTCAAAGATGAAGCTCAAATAGCAGCTTCGATGGCAGATTCAACGATCCTAACAACGTTCGTCGACCCACAAACTCATTCTCACAATCACATCCCAAAGCTCGAAGACTTTCTCGGTGAAGTGCGTTACTCCGACAACAGCCAAACCGAAACACAAGACTCTTCTTCCCTCACTCACATCTACGATCCACGTCACCAccagaaccaaaaccaaaccgggTTTTACTCCGATCACAACCACGAGTTTAAAACCATGGCCGGTTTTCAAACCGCCTTCTCGACTAACTCCGGTTCGGAAGTTGAAGACTCAGCTTCCATCGGGAGGACTCATCTCGCGGGAGAGTATTTGGGACACGTGGTGGAATCTTCCGGTGGTCCGGAGCTTGGTTTTCACGGTGGAGCTAACAACGGAGGAGCTTTGTCGCTTGGTGTTAACGTTAACAACTCTAATCACAGGACTAGTGATGATCATACTCAGATCACTGAGCATCACTACCGAGGAAATAACAATGGTGAAAGAATCAACAACGAGAAGATGGTTTCTGAGAAGGAGAAGCCTGTTGTGGCTGTGGAGACATCAGATTGTTCTAACAAGAAGATCGCTGATACGTTTGGACAAAGGACTTCCATCTACAGAGGAGTTACAAG ACATAGATGGACTGGAAGATATGAAGCTCATTTATGGGATAATAGCTGTAGAAGAGAAGGTCAGGCCAGGAAAGGACGTCAAG TATACTTGG GTGGATATGACAAAGAAGATAAGGCAGCTCGAGCTTACGACTTAGCAGCTCTTAAGTACTGGAATGCTACTGCTACCACCAATTTCCCT ATTACAAACTACTCAAAAGAACTAGAGGAAATGAAGCACATGACCAAACAGGAGTTCATTGCTTCCCTTAGGAG GAAGAGTAGCGGATTCTCGAGAGGAGCTTCGATATACAGAGGTGTGACAAGGCATCATCAACAAGGACGTTGGCAAGCAAGGATCGGTCGTGTAGCCGGGAACAAAGATCTTTACCTAGGAACATTTG CAACGGAAGAGGAAGCAGCCGAGGCATACGACATAGCAGCGATCAAGTTCAGGGGAATAAACGCTGTAACCAACTTTGAGATGAACCGTTACGACGTTGAGGCCATCATGAAGAGTGCACTTCCCATTGGTGGTGCAGCAAAACGTCTTAAGCTCTCTTTAGAAGCTGCAGAGCAGAAACCAATCCTCGGCCATCAACATCAACTCCACCATTTCCAGCAGCAACAACAGCTTCAGCATCAGTCCTCTCCCAACCACAGTAGCATTAACTTTGCTCAATCTCAGATGATTCCATGTGGGATCCCTTTTGAAGCAGCTGCTCTCTACCATCATCAACAGCAacaacagcagcagcagcagcaacagagCTTTTTCCAGCATTTTCCGGCGAATGTTCAAGCTTCTGACTCGACCGGGTCTAATAATAACTCCAACGTTCAAGGTTCAATGGGACTTATGGCGCCGAATCAGGCTGAGTTCTTCCTCTGGCCTAACCAGTCTTACTAG